From Caldicellulosiruptor hydrothermalis 108, a single genomic window includes:
- the rbfA gene encoding 30S ribosome-binding factor RbfA has protein sequence MQFERSDRVSEEIKKELSDIIQHDLKDPRLCAELISIVKVNMSKDLRHAKVYVSIFDKDKEKVETTMKALENAKPYIRREISRRISLRFTPEITFELDDSIEYGARISQILNQLNISKEDENIEESEGEEEN, from the coding sequence ATGCAATTTGAAAGGTCAGACAGAGTTTCTGAAGAGATAAAAAAGGAACTGAGCGATATAATTCAACATGATCTCAAAGATCCTCGCCTTTGTGCAGAGCTTATAAGCATTGTAAAGGTGAACATGAGCAAGGATTTGAGACATGCAAAGGTTTATGTTAGCATATTTGACAAGGATAAAGAAAAGGTTGAAACTACAATGAAAGCGTTAGAAAATGCAAAACCTTATATTCGAAGAGAAATATCAAGAAGGATAAGCTTGAGATTTACTCCAGAGATAACATTTGAGCTGGACGACTCAATTGAGTATGGTGCACGAATTTCCCAGATTTTGAATCAACTAAATATTTCAAAAGAAGATGAAAACATTGAGGAAAGTGAAGGTGAAGAAGAAAATTGA
- the infB gene encoding translation initiation factor IF-2 encodes MTNKLRIYEFAKLLDMQNKDLMDVLNKLNIEHKNHMSALEENDINLVLEYILQEKDKQQAERRAERKTVSKEQQMQEKRQKPEDRKPRKFDERPRHERKVEEKERSRQLRDERQKDERYKKEDKAAKSEARDKTAVQESRKTVEIELKQEVEKKQVSKPKYEVAKEQKIEKKFQDKAQAKQKQEKAPKHRKQAFAIEEEHHEEVILDREELEKVDREVEDALLEEEYLQEKHVRRGRKEKLKKKSKEQKEVLKLQTKPAQEEKKEEVIKIPEKIVVGEFANLIGKPAPEIIKKLIMLGVMANINQEIDFDVASLIAEDYGFKVEKEIVKTEEEILLEDQEDPPESLVPRPPVVVVMGHVDHGKTSLLDAIRKTNVTEKEAGGITQHIGASVVEVNGRKITFLDTPGHEAFTAMRARGAQVTDIAVLVVAADDGVMPQTIEAINHAKAANVTIIVAINKIDKPEANPERVKQQLSEYGLIPEEWGGDTVFVNVSAKKKIGIDHLLEMILLVADLMELKANPNRPARGRVIEAKLDKGRGPVATVLIQKGTLKVGDYVVVGNTWGRIRAMMDDKGQRIKEAGPSMPVEILGLEDVPIAGDELVCVKDEKTAKTVAQIRQEKLKEEKMQSTKISLDELFERIQKGQLKELRVIIKADVQGSVEALKSAVERLSNDKVTVKVIHAAVGAITESDVTLASASDAIIIGFNVRPEVGAMSLAEKEKVDVRMYRIIYDVINDIEAAMKGLLEPVYKEVVIGHAEVRQIFKSSAVGTIAGCYVLDGKITRTANARIIRDGVVVYEGKLASLKRFKDDVREVAAGYECGMTFEKFNDIKEGDIVEAYEMQKVEN; translated from the coding sequence ATGACTAATAAGCTTAGGATATATGAATTTGCAAAGCTTCTTGACATGCAAAATAAAGATTTAATGGATGTACTTAACAAGTTGAACATTGAGCACAAAAATCATATGAGTGCTCTTGAAGAAAATGATATAAATCTTGTACTTGAATATATTTTGCAAGAGAAGGACAAACAACAAGCTGAAAGAAGAGCAGAAAGAAAAACTGTTTCAAAGGAACAACAGATGCAAGAAAAGAGGCAAAAACCAGAAGACAGAAAACCACGAAAGTTTGATGAAAGGCCTCGTCATGAAAGAAAGGTAGAAGAAAAAGAAAGAAGCAGACAGCTGCGAGATGAAAGACAGAAAGATGAGAGATATAAAAAAGAAGATAAAGCAGCAAAGTCTGAGGCAAGAGACAAAACAGCAGTGCAAGAAAGTAGAAAAACTGTAGAGATTGAACTCAAGCAGGAAGTTGAGAAGAAACAGGTTTCCAAGCCAAAGTACGAGGTTGCAAAGGAGCAGAAAATAGAGAAGAAGTTTCAGGATAAGGCTCAAGCAAAACAGAAGCAGGAAAAGGCTCCAAAACACAGAAAACAGGCTTTTGCAATTGAAGAAGAACATCATGAAGAAGTGATATTGGATAGAGAAGAACTTGAAAAGGTTGACAGAGAAGTCGAAGATGCTCTTTTGGAAGAAGAATACTTGCAGGAAAAGCATGTCAGACGCGGTAGAAAAGAAAAACTAAAGAAGAAGTCAAAAGAGCAAAAAGAGGTTTTGAAACTACAGACAAAGCCAGCTCAAGAGGAGAAAAAAGAAGAGGTAATAAAGATACCAGAAAAGATTGTGGTTGGCGAGTTTGCAAACTTGATAGGAAAACCTGCGCCAGAGATTATCAAAAAGCTTATAATGCTTGGTGTGATGGCAAATATCAACCAGGAGATAGATTTTGATGTTGCATCTTTAATAGCCGAAGATTATGGGTTTAAAGTGGAAAAGGAGATTGTAAAGACTGAAGAAGAGATTCTTTTGGAAGATCAGGAAGACCCGCCAGAAAGCCTTGTTCCACGACCGCCTGTTGTGGTTGTAATGGGTCACGTTGACCATGGAAAGACATCTTTACTTGATGCTATAAGAAAAACTAATGTGACAGAAAAAGAAGCGGGTGGAATTACACAGCACATTGGTGCATCTGTTGTTGAGGTAAACGGCAGGAAGATAACATTTTTAGACACGCCTGGACATGAAGCGTTTACTGCGATGAGAGCAAGAGGTGCACAAGTTACTGATATAGCAGTGCTTGTAGTTGCAGCTGATGATGGTGTTATGCCACAGACAATAGAAGCTATCAATCATGCGAAAGCAGCAAATGTTACTATCATAGTTGCAATAAACAAGATTGATAAACCAGAGGCAAACCCTGAAAGAGTAAAGCAGCAGCTATCAGAATATGGACTTATTCCAGAGGAGTGGGGTGGAGACACAGTCTTTGTAAATGTCTCTGCAAAGAAAAAGATAGGTATTGACCATCTGCTTGAAATGATTTTGCTTGTTGCAGACCTTATGGAGCTCAAAGCAAATCCAAACAGACCTGCACGCGGCAGAGTAATTGAAGCAAAACTTGACAAAGGTAGAGGACCTGTTGCAACAGTATTGATTCAGAAAGGGACATTAAAAGTAGGGGATTATGTTGTTGTTGGAAACACTTGGGGAAGAATTCGGGCAATGATGGACGACAAAGGTCAGAGAATAAAGGAAGCAGGGCCTTCCATGCCTGTTGAGATTTTGGGACTTGAAGACGTGCCCATTGCAGGTGACGAGCTTGTATGTGTGAAAGATGAAAAGACAGCAAAGACGGTTGCACAGATAAGGCAGGAAAAGCTCAAAGAAGAAAAGATGCAAAGCACAAAGATATCCCTTGATGAGCTTTTTGAAAGAATTCAAAAAGGCCAGTTGAAAGAGTTAAGGGTTATTATAAAAGCTGATGTTCAAGGGTCGGTGGAAGCCTTAAAATCTGCTGTTGAAAGACTTTCAAACGACAAGGTTACTGTCAAGGTCATACATGCCGCTGTTGGTGCAATTACTGAGTCAGATGTCACCTTGGCTTCCGCATCTGATGCTATTATAATAGGATTTAATGTCAGACCAGAGGTTGGTGCAATGTCACTTGCTGAAAAAGAAAAGGTTGATGTGAGGATGTATAGGATAATCTATGATGTAATAAATGACATTGAAGCTGCTATGAAAGGACTACTTGAGCCTGTCTATAAAGAAGTAGTAATAGGACATGCAGAAGTAAGGCAGATATTCAAATCATCTGCAGTTGGCACAATTGCAGGATGTTATGTTCTGGACGGCAAGATAACAAGGACAGCAAACGCGCGAATTATTCGTGACGGTGTTGTTGTATATGAAGGAAAACTTGCGTCTCTCAAGCGATTTAAAGATGATGTCAGAGAAGTTGCAGCTGGGTATGAATGTGGTATGACCTTTGAGAAGTTTAACGATATAAAAGAAGGGGATATTGTGGAAGCATATGAAATGCAGAAAGTGGAAAACTAA
- the rnpM gene encoding RNase P modulator RnpM, whose translation MCIKPKKELLRIAKTDKGVFIDSKQKMPGRGAYICKNLECLKLAMKKKGLEKSLKVNIPKDFYEKLEEFLKD comes from the coding sequence ATGTGCATAAAACCAAAAAAAGAGCTTTTGAGAATTGCCAAAACAGATAAAGGAGTTTTTATTGACTCAAAACAGAAAATGCCAGGAAGAGGAGCATATATTTGCAAAAATTTAGAGTGTTTAAAACTTGCTATGAAGAAAAAAGGATTAGAAAAATCGCTAAAAGTGAATATTCCAAAAGATTTTTACGAAAAGCTTGAAGAATTTTTAAAAGATTAG
- the nusA gene encoding transcription termination factor NusA, whose translation MPKKEQTLDFQELFSAIDELEREYKIEKDYVYSVLESALLTAYKQVKGIKDKNLSNVKVSIDPEKGSVKIYEYRKVVENVKDRKSEISLEDAQKIDKRYKVGDIVAIEVPISQFSRKAAMTVRQTVIGKIREKRRSIIFEDYSSKVDNIVTGVVQRIDKKNVIVEIEGGKVEAILPMEEQIPGEEYKPGVMMKFYITEVRIPPKEKEPIVYLSRTHPNLIKRLMENEVPEIQEGIIEIKAIAREAGSRSKVAVYSNSLKVDPVGACIGEKGIRIQNVLKHLNGEKIDIVKWSSDIGEFIKNALSPAEVVHIDLNLIEKKAFVLVPNSQLSLAIGKGGQNARLAAKLTGWKIDIKGKD comes from the coding sequence ATGCCAAAAAAAGAGCAAACTCTTGATTTTCAGGAGCTATTTTCGGCAATTGATGAGCTTGAAAGAGAATATAAGATAGAAAAAGATTACGTATACTCAGTTTTAGAATCAGCTCTTTTGACAGCTTATAAGCAGGTAAAAGGAATAAAAGACAAAAATCTTTCTAACGTTAAAGTTTCCATTGACCCAGAAAAGGGAAGTGTAAAAATTTATGAGTACAGAAAAGTTGTCGAGAATGTAAAAGATAGAAAAAGCGAAATTTCACTCGAGGATGCACAAAAAATTGATAAGCGGTATAAAGTTGGGGATATTGTAGCGATAGAAGTTCCCATTTCCCAGTTTAGCAGAAAGGCAGCAATGACAGTCAGGCAGACAGTTATAGGAAAGATACGAGAAAAAAGAAGAAGCATAATCTTCGAAGATTATTCTTCAAAAGTTGACAATATAGTGACGGGTGTTGTACAAAGAATTGATAAGAAAAACGTTATTGTAGAGATTGAGGGTGGAAAAGTTGAAGCAATCCTTCCTATGGAGGAACAGATACCCGGGGAGGAATACAAACCAGGAGTAATGATGAAGTTTTATATTACTGAGGTTAGAATTCCGCCCAAAGAAAAAGAGCCTATTGTTTATCTTTCAAGGACTCATCCAAATTTGATAAAAAGACTTATGGAGAATGAGGTGCCTGAAATACAAGAGGGTATAATTGAAATAAAAGCAATTGCAAGAGAGGCAGGTTCAAGGTCAAAGGTAGCAGTTTATTCTAACAGCTTGAAGGTTGACCCTGTTGGAGCTTGTATAGGTGAAAAGGGGATACGAATTCAGAATGTACTAAAGCACTTGAATGGTGAGAAGATTGACATTGTAAAGTGGAGCAGTGACATTGGTGAATTTATAAAGAATGCTCTCAGCCCTGCGGAGGTTGTCCATATTGATTTAAATTTAATTGAGAAAAAGGCGTTTGTCCTTGTTCCAAACAGCCAATTGTCTCTTGCGATTGGCAAGGGTGGACAAAACGCTCGGCTTGCAGCAAAACTGACTGGTTGGAAAATAGACATAAAGGGTAAAGATTGA
- a CDS encoding threonine/serine exporter family protein, with protein sequence MLERSLVFQLTSAFIVSFSFAILTNSPRKSLLYCGINGMCGWLVNLLLLRFGFSQILSVFFAALVINVLSEIFARFLKNPVPIFLIPGLIPLVPGAGMYNTMTALLKSQFELAIKTGMQTLLIAGSIAVAIMLVTSFNWVFSALNKK encoded by the coding sequence ATGTTGGAAAGAAGTTTGGTGTTTCAGCTAACTTCAGCGTTTATTGTAAGTTTTTCTTTTGCCATTCTTACAAACTCACCACGCAAAAGTCTGCTGTACTGTGGAATAAATGGAATGTGCGGCTGGCTTGTCAATTTATTGCTGCTGCGATTTGGATTTTCTCAAATTTTATCCGTTTTCTTCGCAGCGCTTGTCATAAATGTGCTGTCAGAAATATTTGCAAGATTTCTCAAAAATCCTGTGCCAATTTTTCTTATCCCGGGATTGATACCACTTGTGCCAGGAGCTGGCATGTATAATACAATGACAGCACTTCTCAAAAGCCAGTTTGAACTTGCTATCAAAACAGGTATGCAAACTCTGCTGATTGCAGGTTCAATTGCAGTGGCAATAATGCTTGTCACATCATTTAACTGGGTGTTCTCAGCTCTCAATAAAAAGTAA
- a CDS encoding DHH family phosphoesterase, whose amino-acid sequence MIESKIIQQLLESNSIAIVSHENPDGDCIGSMLALYMALKRKGKDARMFLKNNVPKNLRFLPAAEKIEVVDKIDEKFDILILLDTGELERTGIENIENCYSKLINIDHHVTSEGIGDLFYINSSSAATGEIIYQIVKLMGIDNDKEIATCLYTSIFTDTGGFKYSNTTSITHQIAGDLINTGIDFVYIINKVFDEMSLSKFNLLKDVLQTLELFEGNKIAFLTVTREMLKKNGASRDETENIINFARNIEDVEVAAIFIEEEDKIKVSLRSKYYIDCAQVAKEFGGGGHVRAAGFSSRNASLDAVKENLLKRLKSDLR is encoded by the coding sequence TTGATAGAGAGCAAGATTATTCAGCAGCTTTTAGAATCAAATTCGATTGCTATTGTCTCGCACGAGAATCCTGATGGGGATTGCATCGGTTCAATGCTTGCACTTTATATGGCACTTAAAAGAAAAGGTAAAGATGCAAGAATGTTTCTAAAGAATAATGTTCCAAAGAATTTGAGGTTTTTACCTGCGGCAGAAAAAATAGAGGTGGTAGACAAAATTGACGAAAAATTTGATATTCTTATCCTACTTGATACAGGTGAGCTTGAGAGGACAGGAATTGAAAACATTGAAAATTGTTATTCAAAGCTAATAAATATAGACCACCATGTGACAAGCGAAGGGATAGGAGATCTGTTTTATATAAATTCTTCCTCTGCTGCAACAGGTGAAATTATATACCAGATTGTCAAACTTATGGGTATTGACAATGACAAAGAAATTGCAACCTGTCTTTACACAAGTATTTTTACCGACACAGGAGGATTTAAATATTCAAACACTACTTCAATAACCCATCAGATTGCAGGTGATTTAATAAATACTGGGATTGACTTTGTGTATATCATCAACAAGGTATTTGATGAGATGAGCCTTTCAAAGTTCAATCTTTTGAAAGATGTTTTGCAGACGTTAGAGCTTTTTGAGGGAAACAAGATTGCTTTTTTGACAGTGACAAGAGAGATGCTAAAGAAAAATGGTGCGTCACGAGATGAGACAGAAAACATTATAAATTTTGCAAGAAACATTGAAGATGTTGAAGTAGCTGCAATATTTATTGAGGAAGAAGACAAAATAAAGGTGAGTTTGAGGTCGAAATACTATATTGACTGTGCCCAGGTTGCCAAGGAATTTGGCGGAGGCGGACATGTCAGGGCAGCTGGGTTTTCAAGTAGAAATGCTTCTTTAGATGCTGTAAAGGAAAACCTACTAAAAAGATTAAAAAGTGATCTGAGATGA
- a CDS encoding polyribonucleotide nucleotidyltransferase, translated as MESKIYKMELAGRELSFEIGKYALLANGAVLARYGDTAVLVTACASEKPRKGINFFPLTVDYEERLYSVGKIPGGFIKREGKPSEKAILSARLIDRPIRPLFPKDFYHDVSVIATVLSVDPDNPPDVLAMLGSSVALSISDIPFEGPTGSVLVGYVDGKIVINPTAKEREVSKLHLVVSGTKDRVMMIEAGAKEVPEDIMLEAIMTAQEEIKKIVEFIEGIVREVGKPKMEYQKRIVPEEIKQKVREIAYDKVYQYVQIPDKIERDKKLDELKEEVFKAFEGETEETLLLVDDALYNLEKEIVRKMVAEEGKRPDGRKFDEIRPLYAEVGILPRTHGSALFKRGYTQVLTVATLGTKGEMQFLDGLEEEEAKRYMHHYNFPPFSTGESKPVRGPGRREIGHGALAERALEPVIPSEDEFPYTIRLVSEVLTSNGSTSQASVCGSTLALMDAGVPIKAPVAGISIGLITKDDGSFILLTDIQGIEDFFGDMDFKVAGTREGITAIQLDIKIHGLTREIIEKALYQAREARLKILDFMQTVIDKPRSELSPYAPKIFKTTVDPEKIRDIIGPGGKMINKIIAETNVKIDIEPDGRIFVAAPDDISGNRAISMIEGIGREIEVGQFFLGKVTRTASYGAFVEIYPGKEGLVHISQLDERRLKSVDEVVKVGDLVLVKVIGIDKLGRLSLSRKEALNVTYSRKAK; from the coding sequence TTGGAGAGTAAAATTTATAAAATGGAACTTGCTGGAAGAGAGCTCAGCTTTGAGATTGGAAAATACGCTCTTTTGGCAAACGGGGCTGTGCTTGCAAGATATGGTGACACAGCTGTGCTTGTCACTGCATGTGCTTCTGAAAAGCCCAGAAAAGGTATAAACTTTTTCCCTCTTACAGTTGACTATGAAGAGAGGCTGTACTCTGTTGGTAAAATTCCAGGTGGATTTATAAAAAGAGAAGGTAAACCGTCCGAGAAAGCAATTCTTTCTGCAAGGCTAATAGACAGACCTATAAGACCGCTTTTCCCAAAGGATTTTTATCATGATGTCTCTGTTATAGCTACAGTACTGTCAGTTGACCCTGACAATCCACCGGATGTTCTCGCAATGCTTGGTTCATCTGTTGCACTGTCAATCTCTGATATACCATTTGAAGGACCGACTGGTTCTGTGCTTGTCGGGTATGTGGATGGTAAAATTGTCATAAACCCTACGGCTAAGGAAAGAGAAGTGAGCAAACTTCATCTTGTTGTGTCGGGGACAAAAGACAGGGTGATGATGATAGAAGCTGGTGCGAAAGAAGTTCCTGAAGATATAATGCTTGAGGCTATCATGACAGCACAGGAAGAGATAAAGAAGATTGTTGAGTTCATAGAAGGAATAGTAAGAGAAGTTGGAAAACCTAAGATGGAATATCAAAAGAGGATTGTGCCTGAAGAGATAAAACAAAAGGTACGTGAGATTGCATATGACAAGGTTTATCAGTATGTGCAGATACCCGACAAGATTGAGAGGGATAAGAAGCTTGATGAGCTCAAAGAAGAAGTGTTCAAGGCTTTCGAAGGTGAGACAGAAGAAACTCTTTTACTTGTGGATGATGCGCTTTATAACCTTGAAAAAGAGATTGTCAGAAAGATGGTTGCAGAGGAAGGAAAACGCCCTGATGGCAGAAAATTTGACGAGATAAGACCTCTTTATGCTGAGGTTGGTATTTTGCCAAGAACACATGGTTCTGCGCTGTTCAAAAGAGGTTACACTCAGGTTTTGACAGTTGCAACTCTTGGTACAAAAGGTGAGATGCAGTTTTTAGACGGTCTTGAAGAAGAAGAGGCAAAAAGGTATATGCATCATTATAACTTCCCACCATTTTCTACAGGTGAATCAAAACCTGTAAGAGGTCCGGGAAGAAGAGAGATAGGACATGGGGCATTAGCTGAAAGGGCACTTGAACCTGTCATTCCTTCGGAAGATGAATTCCCTTACACCATTCGACTTGTATCTGAAGTTTTGACATCTAACGGTTCAACGTCACAGGCAAGTGTATGCGGCAGTACTCTTGCGCTTATGGATGCCGGTGTGCCAATCAAAGCGCCTGTTGCAGGAATTTCTATCGGCCTTATTACAAAAGACGACGGCAGTTTTATTTTACTTACTGACATTCAAGGTATAGAAGACTTCTTTGGAGATATGGACTTTAAGGTAGCAGGAACCAGAGAAGGTATTACTGCCATTCAGCTTGACATAAAAATCCATGGACTTACAAGAGAAATTATCGAAAAGGCACTCTATCAGGCAAGAGAAGCACGACTGAAGATTTTAGATTTTATGCAAACTGTAATTGACAAGCCAAGAAGCGAGCTTTCACCTTATGCTCCAAAGATATTCAAAACTACAGTTGACCCTGAAAAGATTCGAGACATAATTGGACCAGGTGGAAAGATGATAAATAAAATCATCGCAGAGACAAACGTAAAGATTGATATAGAACCCGATGGAAGAATATTTGTTGCAGCACCTGATGATATCTCTGGTAACAGGGCAATAAGCATGATTGAGGGAATCGGTCGCGAGATTGAGGTTGGGCAATTTTTCCTTGGCAAGGTGACAAGAACTGCATCTTATGGAGCATTTGTTGAAATATATCCTGGCAAAGAAGGACTTGTGCATATATCTCAGTTAGATGAGAGAAGATTAAAATCTGTAGACGAAGTTGTAAAAGTTGGAGATTTGGTGCTTGTAAAGGTAATAGGGATTGACAAGCTTGGCAGACTTTCACTTTCACGAAAAGAAGCACTGAACGTAACATACTCAAGAAAAGCAAAATAA
- a CDS encoding ribosome maturation factor RimP: protein MSKITKKVEELVKPILERYGFDLVDIEFKKEGKSYFLRVYIDKPGGITIDDCQLVSEELSEKLDIVDPIPFSYYLEVSSPGVDRPLVTDRDFVRNRGRVVDVFLNQPFLNRTKITGELVEKNEKSLVLIVDKEKIDIPVENIKKVKLAIRF, encoded by the coding sequence ATGTCAAAGATAACAAAGAAAGTGGAAGAGCTTGTAAAACCTATTTTAGAAAGGTATGGCTTTGACTTGGTGGATATAGAATTTAAAAAAGAAGGTAAAAGTTATTTTTTGAGGGTATATATAGACAAACCCGGTGGGATTACAATAGATGATTGCCAGCTTGTCAGTGAAGAACTTTCTGAAAAGCTTGACATTGTTGACCCTATTCCATTTAGCTATTATTTAGAAGTCTCATCACCGGGTGTTGACAGACCCCTTGTCACTGACAGGGATTTTGTGAGAAACAGAGGAAGAGTTGTTGATGTGTTTTTGAATCAGCCTTTTTTAAACCGTACAAAGATTACAGGAGAGCTTGTGGAGAAGAATGAAAAATCCTTAGTTTTGATTGTGGATAAAGAGAAGATAGATATACCTGTTGAAAATATAAAGAAGGTAAAGCTTGCAATAAGATTTTAA
- the rpsO gene encoding 30S ribosomal protein S15, protein MLTKQQKEEIIKKYQLHESDTGSPEVQIALLTERINRLNEHLQVHKKDFHSRRGLLKMVGQRRKLLNYLKEYDINRYRELIEKLGLRK, encoded by the coding sequence ATGCTCACAAAACAGCAGAAGGAAGAAATCATCAAAAAGTATCAGCTTCATGAATCTGATACGGGTTCGCCAGAGGTACAGATTGCGCTTTTGACAGAAAGAATTAACAGGCTCAACGAACACCTTCAGGTTCACAAAAAGGATTTCCATTCAAGAAGAGGCCTTTTGAAGATGGTAGGTCAGAGAAGGAAACTTCTCAATTACCTCAAAGAGTATGACATCAACAGGTATCGTGAGCTTATAGAAAAGTTAGGACTGAGAAAATAA
- a CDS encoding bifunctional riboflavin kinase/FAD synthetase: MNVYEIVEKRHDSPAVALGFFDGFHIGHKRLFEVLDANSRGRKKVVFTFKNHPDNLLGFDTKYILTNEERLEFFRNYGIDDVYFIEFNKKIMQMDKDRFIEEILIDKLNVSVVVVGYDFTFGYMAEGDSKYLCEKLHQFGRKCIVIDPVMYQEHVVSSTLIRRLILEGNIKLANCMLGFHFFISGTVKRGNRLGKKMGFPTINIKFDKEKVVPRKGVYVTNTIIDDKRYLSITNVGTNPTVSASENIKIETHVLGVDKDMYGKRVKIEFIDFVREEKKFSNIDELKNQIAQDVEYVKALF; encoded by the coding sequence ATGAATGTTTATGAGATTGTAGAAAAAAGACACGATAGCCCAGCTGTTGCCCTTGGATTTTTTGACGGCTTTCATATAGGTCATAAAAGGCTGTTTGAGGTTTTAGATGCAAATTCCAGGGGTAGAAAGAAAGTTGTTTTTACTTTTAAAAATCATCCTGACAACCTTCTTGGTTTTGATACAAAGTATATACTTACAAACGAGGAAAGATTAGAATTTTTCAGAAATTATGGCATAGATGATGTGTATTTTATAGAATTTAATAAAAAGATAATGCAGATGGATAAAGATAGGTTTATTGAGGAAATTCTAATTGATAAGTTAAATGTATCAGTGGTAGTTGTAGGGTATGACTTTACGTTCGGATACATGGCAGAGGGAGATAGCAAGTATCTGTGTGAAAAACTTCACCAGTTTGGTCGAAAGTGTATAGTGATTGACCCGGTGATGTACCAAGAGCATGTTGTGAGCAGCACGCTTATCCGAAGGTTAATACTTGAGGGGAACATAAAACTTGCAAATTGCATGCTTGGCTTTCACTTTTTCATTAGTGGTACTGTAAAAAGAGGTAACAGGTTGGGGAAAAAGATGGGTTTTCCAACCATTAACATAAAATTTGATAAAGAAAAGGTAGTACCAAGGAAAGGTGTATATGTCACAAATACAATTATTGATGATAAGAGGTATCTTTCCATAACCAATGTGGGCACAAACCCCACTGTTTCAGCCTCAGAAAATATAAAGATAGAGACACACGTATTGGGTGTTGATAAGGACATGTATGGCAAGCGAGTTAAAATAGAATTTATCGATTTTGTGCGTGAAGAGAAAAAATTTTCAAATATAGATGAACTTAAAAACCAAATAGCGCAAGATGTTGAGTACGTAAAAGCTTTATTTTGA
- the truB gene encoding tRNA pseudouridine(55) synthase TruB translates to MNGVLLVDKPVGITSHDVVEFVRKVFNVKAGHAGTLDPFATGLLVILLGEATKLSSFFTSQKKTYIATMQFGIRTDTLDITGKIKEKNNLIVEEKEIEECFKNLKGEIELDVPIFSAKKLRGKKLYEYARKGINIEIPKVKSIIYNIEIINFSYPYLEFKVQCSHGTYIRSLAEKIAESLSTVGLLSELRRIRSGFFDLKDAVLLSDIRTESIIPVCRLFKNEIKVGRKTYKKILNGNPLVNQDIEDIIDIDTVFADFYKIWVDKVVFIYKREKDVFKYILKVETADECL, encoded by the coding sequence ATGAATGGAGTTTTGCTTGTTGACAAACCAGTAGGTATTACCTCACATGATGTTGTTGAATTTGTCAGGAAAGTCTTCAATGTGAAAGCTGGGCATGCAGGAACACTCGACCCGTTTGCAACTGGCCTTTTGGTCATTTTGCTGGGGGAGGCTACAAAGCTTTCTTCTTTCTTTACAAGCCAAAAAAAAACATATATAGCAACAATGCAGTTTGGTATAAGGACAGATACACTTGATATAACTGGTAAAATCAAAGAAAAAAATAATTTGATTGTTGAAGAAAAAGAGATAGAAGAATGTTTTAAAAATTTAAAAGGAGAAATTGAGCTTGATGTTCCAATTTTTTCTGCAAAGAAGCTGAGGGGTAAAAAACTCTATGAGTATGCACGAAAAGGAATAAATATTGAAATTCCAAAGGTGAAGAGTATCATATATAATATAGAGATAATCAACTTTTCATATCCGTATCTTGAATTTAAAGTTCAGTGTAGCCATGGAACGTATATAAGAAGTTTAGCTGAAAAGATTGCAGAAAGTCTTTCTACTGTAGGTTTGCTTTCTGAGCTAAGAAGGATAAGAAGTGGATTTTTTGATTTAAAAGATGCAGTGTTACTTAGTGATATTAGGACAGAAAGTATAATTCCTGTGTGCAGACTATTTAAAAATGAGATAAAAGTAGGCAGAAAAACATATAAGAAGATTTTAAATGGGAATCCACTTGTAAACCAGGATATAGAAGATATTATAGATATTGACACTGTATTTGCAGACTTTTATAAAATTTGGGTTGATAAGGTTGTCTTTATATACAAAAGAGAAAAGGATGTATTCAAATATATTTTAAAGGTGGAAACTGCAGATGAATGTTTATGA